GTTGGTCCTGTTCCGCACCACGGACTCGACCGAGGACGCACAGATGGGGCGCGACTTCGCCGAGGTCCGGCGGACCCTGCGGTGGGAACCCGGTGAGAGCGGGACGCGGGAGGTCGTGGTCCCGATCATCGACGACATCGTCGACGAGGCCGACGAACGCTTCGTGGTGGACCTCAGCCGGGCGCAGAACGCCTTCGTCGGCGATCCGGCCTTCGTCGAGGTGACGATCGTCGACGACGACGAACCTTCCGACGAGCCGATCGCGCAGTTCGAGACCTACGACGGCCGGACCGACGACGCCGGGCGCTTCACGCTGTTCAGGCCATCCGGGGCGGGGACCTCGCTCCGGGTACTCCTCGATCGCGTCCCAGCGACTCCCGACACGGTGTACTGGACGAGTGATTTCCTCGAGGGGACCCGGATCCTGGTGTTCGACGGTTCGCGTGAGGAACAGATCTCTCCGGGGACGACCGTCGTCCCGGCGGGCCAGGTCGAGGTCCGCGGATCGGTGCGCCTGTACGGACGCCCACCCGATCCAGGAATGCGACGCGCCGCACCGAACCCGCCCTTCGACGAAGTCGTCCTCAGCTTCTACGACGCCACGTCGTCGGACCTCGCCGCCTGTGTCGTCTGCGTGATGCTGGACATGCTCAACGCCGCTTTCGGGTTTCCCGGCTGCGATCCGACCCCACGCTCGGTCACCACGCCCGGCGGTCCACTCGACCGAGCGACCATCCACGGTGCCGAGGGCATGCTCGAGACGCTCACCAGGTATCGCGACGAGGTTCTCGCGACCACCGACGTCGGACAGCGGTACATCCAGCTCTACGAGGAGCTCAGCCCGGCCCTCGCCGTCGCGCTGGTCGAACGGCCGACCTTCGTCTATCGCGTCCTGCGCGCGCAGGGGAACTGGATCACCGCCATCAGTGCCCTGGTCCGCGGCTTCGGCGAATTTGCCTTCGTCACCGCACCCATGCAGGCCGATCTCACCGCCCTGCTCGACGAGTTCGAGGATCTCCTCGACCCCGAGACGGCCGCCCGGCTGGCCGCCGAGCGCGAGAAGCTCCAGTTGGATTCGATCGGAGGGCTGACCATGGAGCAGTTCCAGGCGCAGATCGAGACGCTCGGAGCGGTCCGCACCGAGCAGAGCAGCTGGGGTGGCGTGAAGGCACGGTTCGACGAGTGACGACGAGCGCCGGTCACGGCCCGGGCGCTTCCTCCGGCCGCCGCACCAGCAGGATTCCCCCGCGCTGGTACAGCACCTCGATCGGCTCTCCGAGCCCCTCGAGGTCGTGCACCTCGGTCACGGCCAGCTCGCCAGGCTCCGGCGGACGTGCCGGCGTCGGACTGCGCCGGTACACGCTCACGCTGGGCAGGTCCACCGAGTGCCGCACGGTGGGCGCGCCGATCTCGTGGGCCATGGTCGCCGCTTCCTTCACCGGACCCTGGAGCAGTTCACCGAAGGTGGGCACGACGAAGCGCACGATCAGGAACGCGTGCAGCACCGCGAGCGGCGTGATCGCCCGCCACAGCGGGCCCCGCCGCCACACCATCACCCCACCGGCCCACGCCAGGACCCCCACGATGCACGCCAGCGCGTACAGGGCACCGAACACGCCGGGCGCTTCGCCGAGCAGGGCCTCGAAGTAGGGGTCGTCGAGCCGGGCACGGATGCTCTCCACGGCGAAGGGCAGCGCGAACAGCACGCCCCACAGCAGAACCGGCGGCACCGCCAGCAGCCAGCGCGACCGCAGCGCCTCGCGGTGCCTCGCCATGAGCACGAACAGCGGCGTCACCCCGAGCAGCACGTAGTGCGGCAGCTTCGTGTCCGACAGCGAGAAGAACACGATCACGAAGGCGATCCACAGCCACAGGAAGCGTGCCTGCTCGTCGCGGCGGGCCTCGCCGA
This portion of the Candidatus Krumholzibacteriia bacterium genome encodes:
- a CDS encoding Calx-beta domain-containing protein → MSSACPTLTALLLLLGLVVPATAGAQTVQPVRFVDAPSSVDEAAGYVTFTVDLAGPDPDTVLVLFRTTDSTEDAQMGRDFAEVRRTLRWEPGESGTREVVVPIIDDIVDEADERFVVDLSRAQNAFVGDPAFVEVTIVDDDEPSDEPIAQFETYDGRTDDAGRFTLFRPSGAGTSLRVLLDRVPATPDTVYWTSDFLEGTRILVFDGSREEQISPGTTVVPAGQVEVRGSVRLYGRPPDPGMRRAAPNPPFDEVVLSFYDATSSDLAACVVCVMLDMLNAAFGFPGCDPTPRSVTTPGGPLDRATIHGAEGMLETLTRYRDEVLATTDVGQRYIQLYEELSPALAVALVERPTFVYRVLRAQGNWITAISALVRGFGEFAFVTAPMQADLTALLDEFEDLLDPETAARLAAEREKLQLDSIGGLTMEQFQAQIETLGAVRTEQSSWGGVKARFDE